Within the Deltaproteobacteria bacterium genome, the region CACCCGCGCCGACCCGCGCGCCCGCCAGCGCGCGCGCCTTGTCCGCCGCCTGCTCGGGCGTCATCGCTTGCTGGACCTGCGGCACGAACTCGCCCGTCAACCCCGGCGGCTGCGCGTTCGGATCGCCCTGGAGGAACTCGAGCGCCCGCTGCACCCGCGCCTCGTCGACGTCGTCGCCGCCGCGCTGCTCGCGACGCTCGCGGTACAGTTTGACGTTGCCCTCGCACACCTCGATGCGGAACGTGCGCTCGTCGAGGTCGAACACGACGCGGTGGTGCTTGCCCGTGTATGCCGCCATGCCGTAGGCGCTCCGCAGCGCCTGCGCAATGCGCGTGATGTCGGCGCGCAGGTCGCTGTTGCGGACGCGGCGCACGCCCATCGACAACGTGACGGCGAGCGCCGATACCAACCCGAGCACCAACAACAGCTCGAGTACGGTGAAGCCGCCGCTATGTCGCGTTCGTGCGCGCACCACCCGTCACTTGACCGGCGACTCCCAGGACTTGATGTCGTCGTCGGTGCCCTGCTTGCCGTCCTTGCCGACCGACACGATGCCGAACCCCTCCGTCTCGGGGGGCGCCGACTCGCCGCACAACATGATGAACTCGCGGCCCCACGGATCCTTCGTGTCCGATTTGTTCGTCATGTACTTGACGAGTTCGCTGATGTTGCTCGGGCACGCGTCCTGATGGTCGAGCGACCACCGCGCATACGCCGACGCAAACTGCACGGCCATGGTGTGCGCATTTCGCCGCTTCGCCTCCTCGCCGGCTTTGAACAGCTTCGGCCCGACCAACACGCCCATGATGAGCGCGATGATCGCGAGCACGATGAGTACTTCCATGATGGTGAAACCCGCCTGACCGCGTGTGGTTTCCCGCGCAATCGTGTCGTTCCGGTTCGTCTCCATTGCGTCTACCCCATGCTGAATTGGCTCATGTCCATGATGGGCATGAGAATCGAGAACACCACGAAGCCCACCGCGAGCCCCATGACGACGAGCATCATCGGCTCGAGCGTGCTCGTGAGCTTGGACAGTTTCTGCTCGACTTCGCGATCGAACGTGTCGGCGACGCGGTACAGCATGTTCTCCAGCTGTCCGGCCCGCTCGCCGACCGCGATCATGTGGGTCATCATCGGCGGGAATTCGCCGCTCTTGCGCAGCGTGACCGCGACCGACTCGCCCTGGGAGATG harbors:
- a CDS encoding prepilin-type N-terminal cleavage/methylation domain-containing protein — protein: METNRNDTIARETTRGQAGFTIMEVLIVLAIIALIMGVLVGPKLFKAGEEAKRRNAHTMAVQFASAYARWSLDHQDACPSNISELVKYMTNKSDTKDPWGREFIMLCGESAPPETEGFGIVSVGKDGKQGTDDDIKSWESPVK